From one Rhodamnia argentea isolate NSW1041297 chromosome 1, ASM2092103v1, whole genome shotgun sequence genomic stretch:
- the LOC115729947 gene encoding uncharacterized protein PHLOEM PROTEIN 2-LIKE A4-like isoform X1 produces MEPDEENTQVEKTRQRRPPLLALTFVRKATNADSSTSVEELCDRIYGGVLMNDKKLKFWVDEVHDKNCFLLLAKELSIIWIDSPEYWCWKNDEKEKCYGGEVDVTVAELKTVCWLQISGAFKTIVLSPKTTYEVAFVVKRIANRRGWYLPVNLNLTLPDKTTQGRIENLEKTPEGEWKHILVGTFVTTPENVGEISFSFSETGNHWKSGLLIKGVALRPKD; encoded by the exons ATGGAGCCAGATGAAGAAAACACCCAAGTAGAGAAAACAAGACAGAGAAGACCTCCTCTCCTCGCCCTGACTTTTGTTAGAAAAGCTACGAATGCGGATTCCTCGACCAGTGTCGAAGAGCTGTGCGATCGGATCTACGGTGGAGTGCTCATGAATGATAAAAAACTG AAGTTCTGGGTCGACGAAGTTCACGACAAGAATTGCTTCTTGTTGCTTGCTAAAGAGTTGTCCATCATTTGGATCGATTCTCCGGAGTATTGGTGTTGGAAAAATGACGAGAAGGAGAAATG TTACGGCGGCGAAGTAGACGTTACTGTGGCGGAGCTGAAGACGGTATGCTGGCTACAAATTTCGGGCGCGTTTAAGACAATTGTACTCTCTCCGAAGACCACATATGAGGTTGCCTTCGTGGTGAAGAGGATTGCAAATAGGAGAGGGTGGTACCTTCCGGTGAACTTAAACCTCACTCTGCCGGATAAAACCACGCAGGGACGCattgaaaatttggagaagACGCCGGAGGGAGAATGGAAACACATCCTTGTCGGCACATTCGTGACGACTCCGGAGAACGTTGGTGAGATAAGCTTTTCCTTCTCCGAAACAGGTAATCATTGGAAGTCCGGACTCCTCATCAAAGGTGTTGCCCTTCGACCAAAAGATTAA
- the LOC115729947 gene encoding uncharacterized protein PHLOEM PROTEIN 2-LIKE A4-like isoform X2, translating into MEPDEENTQVEKTRQRRPPLLALTFVRKATNADSSTSVEELCDRIYGGVLMNDKKLLSIIWIDSPEYWCWKNDEKEKCYGGEVDVTVAELKTVCWLQISGAFKTIVLSPKTTYEVAFVVKRIANRRGWYLPVNLNLTLPDKTTQGRIENLEKTPEGEWKHILVGTFVTTPENVGEISFSFSETGNHWKSGLLIKGVALRPKD; encoded by the exons ATGGAGCCAGATGAAGAAAACACCCAAGTAGAGAAAACAAGACAGAGAAGACCTCCTCTCCTCGCCCTGACTTTTGTTAGAAAAGCTACGAATGCGGATTCCTCGACCAGTGTCGAAGAGCTGTGCGATCGGATCTACGGTGGAGTGCTCATGAATGATAAAAAACTG TTGTCCATCATTTGGATCGATTCTCCGGAGTATTGGTGTTGGAAAAATGACGAGAAGGAGAAATG TTACGGCGGCGAAGTAGACGTTACTGTGGCGGAGCTGAAGACGGTATGCTGGCTACAAATTTCGGGCGCGTTTAAGACAATTGTACTCTCTCCGAAGACCACATATGAGGTTGCCTTCGTGGTGAAGAGGATTGCAAATAGGAGAGGGTGGTACCTTCCGGTGAACTTAAACCTCACTCTGCCGGATAAAACCACGCAGGGACGCattgaaaatttggagaagACGCCGGAGGGAGAATGGAAACACATCCTTGTCGGCACATTCGTGACGACTCCGGAGAACGTTGGTGAGATAAGCTTTTCCTTCTCCGAAACAGGTAATCATTGGAAGTCCGGACTCCTCATCAAAGGTGTTGCCCTTCGACCAAAAGATTAA
- the LOC115729944 gene encoding putative disease resistance RPP13-like protein 2, with translation MSAGTDWPREDASFKVGQVRHLVEQVAGVVRRGARARVGVDLVDSEGKKRIAPIWIHGFLWRRLNRVLFCLHPISMATSEVVISLEIRNSLDMLSEGKVLSRGLRYRMRTAINDLQKILSTSKLLESSTDDDQRGNDHGSCLQDRARGAVDIAHQILLEASQHLMSSKGRLANIHALVRFMSLRIHVRATEKKALDFLRGVEELSNHLPRGQGLPPNDLLSLDENASSKNADQGNVGRTWKIESDIVGRKDEACKLLAQLIVEDGDQDALPLRIVWVVGKEASGKTALVRSVYNRLEIDHSFQFCVWVGVHEKFTLKDLLVTILKQTPQKELKDLEHIEEENLKEILHKALMELKYLIVFDNLHKVEHMDELMIFLPDSRSGSRVIITARDPEIPSFMDPWASPVELHELDADQSECLLGECGSFAADTRLKASILSKCNGSPPGILLLGGLVVASGDASPVMVDRHAENPTFSDIMSLSYNKLPSILKPCLLYLCLFPKDSEISTRRLFRLWLAEGLVKEDGFNAEQCFQELAGRNWVNVVRYKKLVRTAKSCRVPSFIHDFLCKRAKQLRPQIHSNTKSTNHSEQPKVDNGCSSWIVQNQEDHQGFQLQYLRSYVSFNTQKQGTRSRDVEELLQPLIARGDCGLLRVLDLEGVYKPLLPNKLGNVLPDLRYLGLRWTVLDSIPETIGNMSCLETLDLKYTNVRSLPSSIWKVKSLQHLYMNEVCFDKSTNLRKQSAKYPSNLQTLWGLYIGVAKSPMLNVLRKLTRLKKLGLTCDSPVIKEATECISNLTELQSLKLRSRDLFGQPSELSLGNMRGLDSLSELYLLGSLPVGDGLTLLPQNLKILTLSMSGLDDHSIEVLGGFQSLEILNLLARSYAGENLNCGSGSFPRLRVLKLWMLEKVKEAHVDKTALSRLEELEIKNCGLLASVDSLDHIQFLKKISLIEVKEELATNIKGRLTGKLFINGKQLVTSSSSSSRQVFIKETQLVTSSSSAQARQDN, from the exons ATGTCGGCGGGGACGGACTGGCCGAGAGAAGACGCATCCTTTAAGGTTGGTCAAGTGAGGCATTTGGTTGAACAGGTTGCTGGCGTCGTCAGGCGTGGGGCAAGGGCAAGAGTTGGGGTCGATTTGGTAGATAGCGAAGGCAAGAAGCGGATAGCTCCTATCTGGATCCATGGATTTCTCTGG AGGAGGCTGAATCGAGTGCTGTTCTGCCTGCATCCGATATCGATGGCTACTTCTGAGGTGGTCATTTCACTCGAGATCCGCAATTCGCTAGACATGCTCTCCGAGGGAAAAGTTCTCTCTCGTGGATTGCGCTATCGAATGAGAACAGCAATTAATGATCTCCAGAAAATCTTGAGCACCTCCAAGTTACTGGAATCCAGCACCGACGACGACCAGCGAGGCAACGACCACGGATCTTGCCTCCAGGATCGAGCTCGAGGTGCTGTGGACATCGCCCATCAGATCCTCCTGGAAGCATCGCAACACTTGATGTCTTCCAAGGGCCGCCTCGCAAACATTCATGCATTAGTCCGCTTCATGTCGCTCAGGATACATGTGCGCGCCACCGAAAAGAAGGCTCTAGATTTCCTCAGAGGCGTCGAGGAATTGTCCAATCATCTTCCCCGGGGGCAAGGTCTGCCTCCTAATGATCTGCTTAGTCTTGATGAAAATGCTTCATCTAAGAATGCAGATCAAGGGAATGTAGGTCGGACTTGGAAGATCGAGTCGGATATTGTGGGCCGTAAAGATGAAGCTTGCAAGCTCCTAGCTCAGTTGATAGTGGAAGATGGCGATCAGGATGCGTTGCCACTTCGCATCGTTTGGGTGGTGGGGAAAGAAGCCAGCGGCAAGACGGCCCTTGTGAGGAGCGTGTACAACAGACTCGAGATAGATCATAGCTTCCAATTTTGCGTCTGGGTTGGtgttcatgaaaaattcacCTTGAAAGATCTCTTGGTGACGATACTGAAGCAAACACCTCAGAAAGAACTGAAGGATCTAGAGCACATAGAGGAAGAAAACCTGAAAGAGATCCTTCATAAGGCCTTAATGGAATTGAAGTATCTCATTGTGTTCGACAATTTGCATAAGGTCGAGCACATGGACGAGCTCATGATCTTTCTCCCAGACTCGAGGAGTGGAAGCAGAGTCATCATCACTGCTCGGGATCCTGAAATTCCATCATTTATGGATCCTTGGGCTTCTCCTGTCGAGTTGCATGAATTAGATGCAGACCAGAGCGAGTGCCTGTTGGGGGAATGCGGCTCCTTTGCTGCAGATACACGTCTTAAAGCGAGCATCCTGAGCAAGTGCAATGGCTCTCCTCCGGGGATTTTGCTGCTCGGAGGACTTGTGGTGGCAAGCGGCGATGCTTCTCCTGTCATGGTGGATCGGCACGCTGAAAATCCCACATTCAGTGACATCATGTCCTTGAGCTACAACAAATTGCCTTCCATCCTCAAGCCTTGTTTACTTTATTTGTGCCTCTTTCCAAAAGACTCGGAGATCTCAACGAGGAGGCTCTTCCGGCTGTGGCTTGCCGAAGGATTGGTCAAAGAGGACGGGTTCAATGCCGAGCAGTGCTTTCAAGAATTGGCTGGTCGAAACTGGGTAAATGTGGTGAGATATAAGAAGCTCGTCAGAACGGCCAAATCGTGCCGTGTGCCTAGTTTCATACACGATTTCTTGTGCAAGAGGGCAAAGCAACTCAGACCCCAGATCCATTCGAACACCAAGTCCACTAATCATAGTGAGCAACCAAAGGTTGATAATGGCTGCTCATCGTGGATTGTCCAAAATCAAGAGGATCACCAAGGATTTCAACTCCAATACCTCCGTTCCTATGTATCCTTCAACACGCAGAAGCAAGGGACGCGCTCGAGGGACGTGGAAGAGTTGCTCCAGCCATTGATTGCAAGGGGGGACTGTGGTCTGCTCAGGGTGCTCGACCTGGAGGGGGTTTACAAGCCGTTGCTCCCGAACAAACTTGGCAATGTACTGCCAGACCTGAGGTACTTGGGATTGCGATGGACAGTCCTTGATTCGATCCCGGAAACCATCGGGAACATGTCCTGCCTCGAGACTTTAGATCTAAAGTACACTAATGTTAGGAGTTTGCCGAGTTCGATTTGGAAGGTGAAGTCCCTCCAGCACCTGTACATGAATGAGGTATGCTTTGATAAGTCTACCAATCTTCGTAAACAATCTGCGAAGTACCCGAGCAATCTCCAAACATTATGGGGGTTATATATCGGAGTCGCTAAGAGTCCCATGCTCAATGTGCTTAGAAAATTGACCAGGCTCAAGAAATTGGGGCTGACGTGTGATTCTCCGGTGATCAAGGAAGCGACCGAGTGCATCTCAAATCTCACAGAGCTGCAATCCCTCAAGCTGAGATCCAGGGATCTCTTCGGTCAGCCCTCGGAACTCAGCTTGGGCAACATGAGGGGACTCGACTCGCTTTCGGAGCTGTACTTGCTGGGGAGCTTGCCCGTGGGAGACGGCTTGACACTCCTTCCTCAGAACCTGAAAATCCTTACCTTGTCCATGTCAGGACTAGACGATCATTCCATAGAAGTCCTGGGAGGGTTCCAGAGCTTGGAAATCCTCAACCTACTTGCACGCTCTTACGCTGGTGAAAACCTGAACTGTGGCTCAGGTTCATTCCCAAGGCTCCGCGTCCTCAAATTGTGGATGTTGGAGAAAGTGAAAGAAGCTCATGTAGACAAAACCGCTCTTTCTCGCTTGGAAGAGCTGGAGATCAAGAACTGCGGACTCCTAGCGTCTGTTGATTCATTGGATCATATTCAATTCctgaaaaaaattagtttgattgAAGTGAAGGAAGAACTGGCTACGAACATCAAAGGACGACTGACCGGAAAGCTATTCATCAACGGGAAGCAATTGGtgacctcttcttcttcttcttcccgcCAAGTATTCATCAAAGAGACGCAATTGGtgacctcttcttcttctgcgcAG GCAAGGCAAGATAATTGA